A region of Pyxidicoccus parkwaysis DNA encodes the following proteins:
- a CDS encoding CapA family protein — translation MTLPALLLVPVLCAASPTRVELVFGGDVIPHGEVKKVASAHERSGAKPADGGAAPSLNHEGWDHVFGPITDVLRTADVGVVNLETPVTDNRKAVTRELLFNAPSAMVQALASSGVKMVSTANNHARDQHIEGILETLRHLDASGVRHAGTGPSKAAAWEPVFMDVRGVRLGFVSFTRWLNGFSNPKDEAAPQVAFVPYPEHRFHRGISPEEAVEVVRAAAAKCDALIVLVHWGTEYKDSPHPDDRKLGRALLEAGAKAVIGHHPHVLQPLEAYATADGRRGLIAYSLGNLVANQDRFYRPAPAGKGAAGDKRDSMLLRVSLVRPEPGAPVTLEDVAVLPVWIENNAVGRARKEARNIQPVLIDRELEAVAERLAALAARPGPLDKEARAEKAELERRQVGAQYRRERILRMLPSGFAVASPELRQREASVLPRTSGSSGADGRVVSQSTP, via the coding sequence GTGACTCTTCCCGCGCTGCTGCTCGTGCCCGTGCTGTGCGCTGCCTCGCCCACCCGCGTGGAGCTCGTCTTCGGTGGAGACGTGATTCCCCACGGTGAGGTGAAGAAGGTGGCCTCGGCGCACGAGCGCTCGGGCGCGAAGCCGGCGGATGGCGGTGCCGCTCCCTCGCTCAACCACGAGGGCTGGGACCATGTCTTCGGCCCCATCACCGATGTGCTGCGCACCGCGGACGTCGGCGTCGTCAATCTGGAGACGCCTGTCACCGACAACCGCAAGGCCGTCACCCGCGAGCTGCTCTTCAACGCGCCCTCCGCCATGGTGCAGGCGCTGGCCTCTTCCGGCGTGAAGATGGTCTCCACCGCGAACAATCACGCGAGGGACCAGCACATCGAGGGCATCCTGGAGACGCTGCGCCACCTGGATGCCTCGGGCGTGCGCCACGCGGGCACCGGCCCGTCGAAGGCCGCCGCGTGGGAGCCCGTCTTCATGGACGTGCGCGGCGTGCGGCTCGGCTTCGTGTCCTTCACGCGGTGGCTCAACGGCTTCAGCAACCCGAAGGACGAGGCTGCTCCCCAGGTTGCCTTCGTGCCGTACCCGGAGCACCGCTTCCACCGGGGCATCTCGCCCGAGGAGGCCGTGGAGGTCGTCCGCGCGGCGGCGGCGAAGTGCGACGCGCTCATCGTCCTCGTGCACTGGGGCACCGAGTACAAGGACTCGCCGCACCCGGATGACCGCAAGCTGGGGCGCGCGTTGTTGGAGGCGGGCGCGAAGGCCGTCATCGGACATCACCCGCATGTGCTCCAGCCGCTCGAGGCGTATGCCACGGCGGATGGACGGCGCGGGCTCATCGCATACTCGCTGGGCAACCTCGTCGCGAACCAGGACCGCTTCTACCGTCCCGCTCCGGCAGGCAAGGGCGCGGCCGGCGACAAGCGCGACTCCATGCTGCTGCGCGTGTCGCTGGTGCGGCCCGAGCCCGGGGCTCCCGTCACGCTGGAGGACGTGGCCGTGCTGCCCGTCTGGATTGAGAACAACGCCGTGGGCCGCGCGCGCAAGGAGGCCCGGAACATCCAGCCGGTGCTCATCGACCGCGAGTTGGAGGCGGTGGCGGAGCGGCTCGCCGCGCTGGCCGCCCGGCCCGGGCCGCTGGACAAGGAGGCTCGCGCGGAGAAGGCAGAGCTGGAGCGGCGGCAGGTGGGCGCGCAGTACCGGCGTGAGCGCATCCTCCGCATGCTGCCCTCCGGCTTCGCCGTGGCCTCGCCCGAGTTGCGCCAGCGCGAGGCGAGCGTGCTGCCTCGGACGTCCGGCTCCTCGGGCGCGGACGGACGGGTGGTCTCGCAGTCCACGCCGTAG
- a CDS encoding MXAN_0125 family MYXO-CTERM protein, with the protein MRLRALGRMLTAVLGFAGAAWAESEPCACSVKNQRVVPADSCLVFDLDASCDASTVRNVCAESVLLVDWPLKDDLCRSTECSRVLQPGEQAAFYFTGIHGRGAFTAAEDSYVVREGTAENRTLTVSGDISCSPLLPEKGDEGCAAAPGALAALGVLLTVPLARRRR; encoded by the coding sequence ATGCGTCTTCGGGCCCTCGGGAGGATGTTGACGGCGGTGTTGGGATTCGCGGGAGCGGCATGGGCGGAGAGCGAGCCGTGTGCCTGCTCCGTGAAGAACCAGCGCGTGGTTCCCGCCGATTCGTGTCTCGTGTTCGACCTGGATGCGTCCTGCGACGCGAGCACGGTGCGGAACGTCTGTGCCGAGTCCGTGTTGCTGGTGGACTGGCCGCTCAAGGATGACCTGTGCCGGAGCACGGAGTGCTCCAGGGTGCTCCAGCCCGGAGAGCAGGCGGCGTTCTACTTCACGGGCATCCACGGCCGCGGCGCGTTCACCGCCGCCGAGGACTCCTACGTGGTGAGGGAAGGCACCGCCGAGAATCGGACCCTCACCGTCTCCGGGGATATCAGCTGCTCGCCCCTCCTGCCGGAGAAGGGTGATGAGGGCTGTGCGGCCGCTCCCGGGGCCCTGGCGGCGCTGGGCGTGTTGTTGACGGTGCCTCTGGCACGGCGGCGCCGGTAG
- a CDS encoding membrane dipeptidase, producing MSHSRLWSRCSAVALSLALGCTPVQDEPPATRPEPTATAEQQLGAGGFAELHHHMFAEEAFGGGWFHGTVTDALTRCDGGWPESDHARVRMDLSGLLDLCPNSGGVDLRGVPILAGLFGIGGAVGSEFIGKIEGTQGDTGLHDGRRNPNTEWPRWDTIAHQQSWEGWLKQAHQGGMSLVVVSAVSNKFLCDALPPQNRTRPCDEMVDVEVQLQKARDFAATRDWVDLALTPADARRIISEGKLAMVLSIETSRLFGTGDWRAELNKFHALGVRSLQPVHQLDNRFGGAAPHNAIFQAAQFLENCHIDTDCGITVGGVTLGFDVDSQCRNVRGLTTEGQQLLGAMMDKGMLIDLAHLSEKGVRDAYAVAEQHQYYPLFISHGHFREVMNGKLAENEKTTPAWVVQMLRRTGGMFGLRTAHDETRAYTKSGIANNCQGSSRSFAQAYEFGRQGLKVPMAFGADLNGFIQQTRPRFGPNGACSAGFKAEADAQAHEQELYGPGRLGTPFDEQGLAHVGLLPDLLRDVKNLGANTAPLESSAETFIRMWERASAPRTGMADAANDIDTSGVAPWVKPEDREAAYPTVCGAHYAPDSKTLNQGCRFDAECISDQCTSVLCNTFDGRCVCNDDGDCGSSAYCQDEIPGNPGDNDCVAKKGNWDACSRDGQCQSGACGGCANLVGWCYTPRSKAYGQSCKADRECTTDRCSADCYVNPTGSCLCDSDSHCGTNQYCGWGLNSGKCQNKKGRGAVCSADRECLSGTCRWSFTCK from the coding sequence GTGTCCCATTCACGCCTCTGGAGCCGCTGTTCCGCCGTGGCCCTGTCACTGGCCCTCGGCTGTACCCCCGTGCAGGACGAGCCCCCCGCCACACGGCCCGAGCCCACGGCCACCGCTGAACAGCAATTGGGCGCGGGCGGCTTCGCCGAGCTCCACCACCACATGTTCGCGGAAGAGGCCTTCGGCGGCGGCTGGTTCCACGGCACCGTCACCGACGCGCTCACCCGCTGTGACGGCGGCTGGCCCGAGAGCGACCACGCCCGCGTCCGCATGGACCTGAGCGGCCTGCTCGACCTGTGCCCCAACTCCGGCGGCGTGGACCTTCGCGGCGTGCCCATCCTCGCCGGTCTGTTCGGCATCGGCGGCGCGGTGGGCTCGGAGTTCATCGGCAAGATTGAGGGCACGCAGGGCGACACCGGCCTGCACGACGGCCGCCGCAACCCCAACACCGAGTGGCCTCGCTGGGACACCATTGCCCACCAGCAGTCCTGGGAGGGCTGGCTCAAGCAGGCGCACCAGGGCGGCATGTCGCTCGTGGTGGTGTCCGCGGTGAGCAACAAGTTCCTCTGCGACGCCCTGCCTCCGCAGAACCGCACGCGCCCCTGCGACGAGATGGTCGACGTGGAGGTGCAGCTCCAGAAGGCTCGCGACTTCGCCGCCACCCGTGACTGGGTGGACCTGGCGCTCACGCCCGCCGACGCACGCCGCATCATCTCCGAGGGCAAGCTCGCCATGGTGCTCTCGATTGAGACGAGCCGCCTCTTCGGCACCGGTGACTGGCGCGCGGAGCTCAACAAGTTCCATGCGCTCGGCGTGCGCTCGTTGCAGCCGGTGCACCAGTTGGACAACCGCTTCGGCGGCGCGGCGCCGCACAACGCCATCTTCCAGGCGGCGCAGTTCCTGGAGAACTGTCACATCGACACGGACTGCGGCATCACCGTGGGCGGCGTCACCCTGGGCTTCGACGTGGACTCGCAGTGCCGCAACGTGCGCGGCCTCACCACCGAGGGACAGCAGCTCCTCGGGGCGATGATGGACAAGGGAATGCTCATCGACCTCGCGCACCTGTCCGAGAAGGGCGTGCGTGACGCCTACGCGGTGGCCGAGCAGCATCAGTACTACCCGCTCTTCATCAGCCACGGCCACTTCCGCGAGGTGATGAACGGCAAGCTGGCGGAGAACGAGAAGACGACGCCCGCGTGGGTGGTGCAGATGCTGCGGCGCACCGGCGGCATGTTCGGCCTGCGCACCGCGCATGACGAGACGCGCGCGTATACGAAGTCCGGCATCGCCAACAACTGCCAGGGCTCCAGCCGCTCCTTCGCGCAGGCGTACGAGTTCGGCCGCCAGGGACTCAAGGTGCCCATGGCCTTCGGCGCGGACCTCAACGGCTTCATCCAGCAGACGCGGCCGCGCTTCGGGCCCAATGGCGCGTGCTCGGCGGGCTTCAAGGCCGAGGCCGATGCGCAGGCGCACGAGCAGGAGCTCTACGGCCCGGGCCGGCTGGGCACTCCGTTCGACGAGCAGGGGCTCGCGCACGTGGGCCTGCTGCCTGACTTGCTGCGCGACGTGAAGAACCTGGGGGCGAACACGGCGCCGCTGGAGAGCTCGGCGGAGACGTTCATCCGCATGTGGGAGCGCGCGTCCGCGCCTCGCACCGGCATGGCGGACGCGGCGAACGACATCGACACCAGCGGCGTGGCGCCATGGGTGAAGCCCGAGGACCGCGAGGCCGCGTACCCCACGGTGTGCGGCGCGCACTATGCGCCGGACAGCAAGACGCTCAACCAGGGCTGCCGCTTCGACGCCGAGTGCATCAGCGACCAGTGCACCTCCGTGCTGTGCAACACCTTCGACGGGCGCTGCGTGTGCAATGACGACGGGGACTGCGGCTCATCGGCCTACTGTCAGGACGAGATTCCGGGCAACCCGGGCGACAACGACTGCGTGGCGAAGAAGGGGAACTGGGACGCGTGCAGCCGCGATGGGCAGTGCCAGTCCGGCGCGTGCGGTGGCTGCGCGAACCTGGTGGGCTGGTGCTACACGCCGAGGTCCAAGGCGTATGGACAGTCCTGCAAGGCGGACCGCGAGTGCACCACGGACCGGTGCAGCGCGGACTGCTATGTGAATCCCACGGGCAGCTGCCTGTGTGACAGCGACTCGCACTGCGGCACCAACCAGTACTGCGGCTGGGGCCTGAACTCCGGCAAGTGCCAGAACAAGAAGGGCCGGGGCGCGGTGTGCTCGGCGGACCGAGAGTGTCTGTCCGGTACGTGCCGCTGGTCGTTCACCTGCAAGTAG
- the upp gene encoding uracil phosphoribosyltransferase: MQFPNCTVVDHPLVKHKLTLMRRVETSTASFRALLQEISLLLAYEAFRDLKLRDEEIQTPLATMNAPVLDGKKLVLVAIMRAGQGILDGMLQLVPSARVGHIGLYRDPETLAAVEYYYRVPAQLADRDVVVCDPMLATGNSAVAALQRLKKSKPGSVRFVCLLASPEGLANLREHHPDVHVYTAAVDERLNEHGYIIPGLGDAGDRLFGTK; encoded by the coding sequence ATGCAATTCCCGAACTGCACCGTGGTGGACCATCCGCTGGTGAAGCACAAGCTGACGCTGATGCGGCGGGTGGAGACGAGCACTGCCTCCTTCCGGGCGCTGCTCCAGGAAATCTCGCTGCTGCTGGCGTACGAGGCCTTCCGCGACCTGAAGCTGCGCGACGAGGAAATCCAGACGCCGCTGGCGACGATGAACGCGCCGGTGCTGGACGGGAAGAAGCTGGTGCTGGTGGCCATCATGCGCGCGGGGCAGGGCATCCTCGACGGCATGTTGCAGCTCGTGCCGTCCGCGCGCGTGGGGCACATCGGCCTGTATCGCGACCCGGAGACGCTCGCGGCCGTGGAGTACTACTACCGCGTGCCCGCGCAGCTCGCGGACCGCGACGTGGTGGTGTGCGACCCGATGCTGGCCACGGGCAACTCGGCGGTGGCGGCGCTGCAGCGGCTGAAGAAGAGCAAGCCCGGCTCGGTGCGCTTCGTGTGTCTGCTCGCGAGCCCCGAGGGCCTGGCGAACCTGCGCGAGCACCACCCGGACGTCCACGTGTACACGGCCGCCGTGGATGAGCGGCTCAACGAGCACGGGTACATCATCCCGGGCCTCGGTGACGCGGGCGACCGGTTGTTCGGGACGAAGTAA
- a CDS encoding RluA family pseudouridine synthase, with the protein MSRLSPPHVTYFAPPPSPAELPSRLASPFDPSPPHPLARRAAEDLQSQLRRGDIATEGLDAPGGGKMFGVLVVATEDGRVGYLRAFSGMLNGRWHVEGFAPPLFDSAERDTFWPEGQAALRELESRHADPREPARAEVEHLRAERSRQLWRQLTDSYVLPNARGEQQSLTSLFEPEAPPGGAGDCAAPKLFAWAYAHHLRPLALAEFWWGAPPLTGERIEGGYYPACQRKCGRVLPYMLEGLDVEPAPPGPEPIEEPRLVFEDDWLLVVDKPPGLPSAPSRHARQRDSVLARFQQRSTELSVVFALDAEASGLLLLARDAETLAALRRQFARREADLRHVAWLEGSISGDHGVIELPLRTDTDEQFRHLIDPAHGKRAVTEWQVTERTDTRTRVTLIPRTRLAHQLRAHAAHPHGLNAAIVGDALYGHDGPRLQLHAETLTFTHPRTGKRLTFESRPPF; encoded by the coding sequence GTGAGCCGGCTGTCTCCACCCCACGTAACGTACTTCGCGCCTCCGCCATCACCGGCCGAGCTGCCATCACGTCTCGCGAGCCCGTTCGACCCGAGCCCGCCGCATCCCCTCGCACGACGCGCGGCGGAGGACCTGCAATCACAACTGCGACGTGGCGACATCGCGACAGAGGGCCTCGACGCCCCCGGTGGCGGGAAGATGTTCGGAGTGCTCGTCGTCGCGACGGAGGACGGCCGCGTGGGCTACCTCCGCGCATTCTCCGGGATGCTCAATGGGCGCTGGCACGTGGAGGGCTTCGCGCCACCCCTGTTCGACTCCGCCGAGCGCGACACCTTCTGGCCCGAGGGCCAGGCAGCGCTGCGTGAGCTGGAATCACGCCACGCGGACCCGAGAGAGCCCGCCCGCGCCGAAGTAGAGCACCTGCGCGCCGAGCGCTCACGCCAGCTCTGGCGTCAGCTCACCGACAGCTACGTGCTCCCCAATGCGCGCGGTGAGCAGCAATCCCTCACATCGCTCTTCGAGCCCGAGGCCCCACCCGGAGGCGCGGGAGACTGCGCCGCGCCCAAGCTGTTCGCCTGGGCCTACGCGCACCACCTGCGTCCCCTCGCGCTCGCCGAGTTCTGGTGGGGCGCCCCGCCGCTCACGGGAGAGCGAATCGAGGGCGGCTACTACCCGGCCTGTCAGCGCAAGTGCGGGCGCGTGCTGCCCTACATGCTCGAAGGGCTGGACGTGGAACCCGCGCCTCCCGGGCCCGAGCCCATCGAGGAGCCACGTCTCGTCTTCGAGGACGACTGGCTCCTCGTCGTGGACAAGCCACCCGGACTCCCGTCTGCTCCGAGCCGGCATGCGAGACAGCGAGACTCCGTCCTCGCGCGCTTCCAGCAGCGGAGCACGGAGCTCTCCGTCGTCTTCGCGCTCGACGCGGAGGCCTCGGGCCTGCTGCTCCTCGCCAGGGACGCGGAGACACTGGCCGCGCTCCGCCGTCAGTTCGCGCGCCGGGAAGCAGACCTCCGCCACGTCGCATGGCTCGAAGGCTCCATCTCCGGAGACCACGGCGTCATCGAGTTGCCGCTCCGGACGGACACGGACGAGCAATTCCGTCATCTCATCGACCCGGCGCATGGCAAGCGCGCGGTGACGGAGTGGCAAGTCACCGAGCGCACCGACACCCGGACCCGCGTCACCCTCATCCCGCGAACCCGGCTCGCGCACCAACTCCGAGCCCACGCCGCGCATCCACACGGGCTCAACGCGGCCATCGTCGGAGATGCGCTGTACGGCCATGACGGCCCCCGGCTACAGCTCCACGCCGAGACGCTGACCTTCACGCATCCCCGAACAGGCAAGCGACTCACTTTCGAGAGCCGCCCGCCGTTCTGA